Proteins encoded by one window of Salvia splendens isolate huo1 chromosome 5, SspV2, whole genome shotgun sequence:
- the LOC121803052 gene encoding gibberellin-regulated protein 11-like, which translates to MPTSTSLLVCFITLLLFVSIAKPHETGVDVDGIGGGNLDEAKIDCGTECDRRCMLASRQNMCHRACGTCCTRCQCVPPGTSGNQDACPCYASLTTHNGRKKCP; encoded by the exons ATGCCTACGTCCACTTCTCTTCTTGTTTGCTTTATCACACTTCTCTTATTCGTTTCCATTGCTAAACCACATGAAACG GGTGTAGATGTGGATGGGATTGGAGGAGGCAATCTGGATGAAGCAAAAATAG ATTGTGGGACGGAATGTGATAGAAGGTGCATGTTAGCGTCTCGGCAAAATATGTGTCACCGAGCGTGCGGCACGTGCTGCACTCGGTGCCAGTGCGTGCCACCGGGAACCTCCGGCAACCAAGATGCCTGCCCGTGTTATGCCTCGTTGACCACCCACAACGGCCGCAAAAAGTGCCCTTGA
- the LOC121802481 gene encoding uncharacterized protein LOC121802481 has translation MGWFLRVKKGMSWKEQAIASFGAPPPQLMAFTAVLLMLVYLATHSDYKERMEKRKTGFRFSLLLLPLLLIVVLNLVMLRHRLLRYNFGAHHHHYHHAAADDDAGSASGLVLVLLLLFVLVHYQSSFHSSWFRFI, from the coding sequence ATGGGTTGGTTTCTACGAGTGAAAAAGGGGATGAGCTGGAAAGAGCAAGCCATAGCCTCCTTCGGGGCGCCGCCGCCGCAGCTGATGGCGTTCACGGCCGTGCTGCTGATGCTGGTTTACTTGGCGACGCACTCGGACTACAAGGAGAGGATGGAGAAGCGGAAGACGGGGTTCCGCTTCAGCCTCCTCCTCCTGCCTCTGCTCCTCATCGTCGTCCTCAACCTCGTCATGCTCCGCCACCGCCTCCTGCGCTACAACTTCGGAGCGCACCACCACCACTATCACCACGCGGCTGCCGACGACGACGCGGGGTCGGCGTCCGGGCTGGTGCTGGTGCTGCTCCTGCTTTTTGTGCTGGTTCATTACCAGTCCTCGTTTCACTCTTCTTGgtttagatttatttga
- the LOC121802293 gene encoding AP-2 complex subunit sigma, which yields MIRFILLQNRQGKTRLAKYYIPLEESEKHKVEYEVHRLVVNRDPKFTNFVEFRTHKVIYRRYAGLFFSLCVDITDNELAYLESIHLFVEILDHFFSNVCELDLVFNFHKVYLILDEFILAGELQETSKKAIIERMGELEKLD from the exons ATG ATCCGGTTCATACTATTGCAGAACAGGCAAGGGAAAACTCGATTAGCCAAATACTACATTCCTCTCGAGGAATCCGAGAAGCACAAGGTTGAGTACGAG GTTCATCGTTTGGTTGTGAATAGGGATCCCAAATTCACCAATTTTGTAGAG TTCCGAACTCACAAGGTCATCTACAGGCGGTATGCTGGTTTATTTTTCTCATTGTGTGTAGACATTACGGACAACGAGTTGGCTTATTTGGAAAGCATTCACTTATTTGTGGAGATACTGGATCACTTTTTCAGCAATGTGTGTGAGCTAGATCTCGTATTTAATTTCCACAAG GTGTATCTCATACTAGATGAGTTCATACTTGCCGGGGAACTGCAAGAAACAAGCAAGAAG GCAATCATCGAGAGAATGGGAGAATTGGAAAAGCTGGATTAG